Genomic window (Syntrophales bacterium):
CTACATCACCCCCTCGGGAAAGCTTGTGACCGCGATCAGCATGTGCGAACCCTGCCGCTCCACGAAATTCCATATCGAAGGCGATGAGATGGTCTGCAACGCCTGCGGCACGCGCTGGACTTTGGAAAAATTGCAGGGCGTAAGCGGCGGTTGCCTGGCCTATCCTCCAGACGTTGTGGCCCATACCCTCGAAGGCGGCAAGGTAAAGATACAAGATACAATCATCCTGGGCTGGAAACCGAGGGTATAACTCAAACGGAGGAAGCAGATGCGTTTGCACAATATTTCGCTCAATAACCTGCGGCGCCGCCGGGGCAAGACGATTTTCCTCGTCATCGGGCTTTTGATCGGCGTAACCACCGTTGTGGCGCTGCTTGCCTTGACCGGCGCGATGGAAAACGACATCGGCAAAAAGCTCGATGAACTGGGGGCGAATATCCTGATCACGCCCAAATCCCGCGATCTGGCACTGAACTACGGGGGGATTCAACTTTCCGGGCTGTCCCTCGATGTGCAGCCTCTTAAGCAGGCCGATCTTGCTCGCATCCCATCGATCAAGAACAATGAAAACATCAGCATTGTCGCCCCCAAGCTTATCGCCGCGACGCGGGTCAAGCAAAAGGATGTCTTGCTCTCGGGGATCGTATTCAAGGAGGAACTGCGGCTGAAGAAGTGGTGGAAGATTGCGCCCAAAAAGATTCCGGGCGCTGTTTCAGAGACAAAGAGTGGCGGCAAGGCAGAAATGGGGGAAATGGCTGTTGCCGGGAGCGGCGGCAAGAGTGCCTTCGGGCTTGTCCCTTCCCTGACGGACCGGGACCTCCTGGTTGGGGCCACCGCGGCAGAGCACCTGCAGCTCAGTGAAGGAGATGCCGTTGATATTCAGGGTGAGGCGTTTGCGGTGCGGGGAATCCTGGAAGAGATGGGATCGCAGGATGACGCGCTGATTTTCGCCGATTTGGGACGGGTGCAGAAAACGCTCAAGCGGTCGGGGGAAATCTCCCTGGTGGAAGTGGCCGCCTTCTGCAATACCTGTCCGATCGAGGAGATGGTGGCGCAGCTTTCCGCCGCCCTGCCGGGGGCGAAGGTGACGGCCGTCAAACAGGCGGTGGAGTCGCGCCTTGAAACGGTGCGTCATTTCAAACGCTTTTCGCTGGGGATTTCGGCGGTGGTGATGTTCATCGGTTCGCTGATCGTTTTTACCACGATGATGGCATCGGTAAACGAGCGGACGCGGGAGATCGGGATCTTTCGCGCCATCGGTTTCCGCAAGACTCACATTGCGCGGATCATCCTCCTGGAGGCCTTGGTGGTCGGTTTCCTGGCGGGTATTTTGGGCTATCTTGCGGGGCTGGGCGTATCGCGGCTGACGCTGCCCTTTTTTCTCCCCGGGCAGGGGATCGCGATCCCGTGGGATTTGCGCGTGGCCCTCGGCGCCACTGGTCTTTCCATCCTGCTGGGGCTTGCGGCCAGCGTCTATCCGGCGCTGAGGGCCGCACAGCTCGACCCGGCCGAATCACTGCGGGCAATATAGCGGAGGAGAACAGGCATGAGTCTGATTGAACTAAAAAATGTACGCAAGTTTTACGAAAGCGAAGGGGAAAACGTCGCCGCACTGCAGGAACTGACCGCAAGCGTGGAGTCGGGTGATTTTGTCGCGATCATGGGCCCTTCCGGTTCGGGGAAGAGCACCCTCCTCAATATCCTGGGAGGGCTCAGCCATCCCAGTGCGGGTAATTATATTGTGGACGGGATCGACATCTACGGCCTGCCCAACGAGAAACTGGCCGATTTCCGCAGGGAGTATATCGGGTTCGTCTTCCAGTCCTTTCAACTGATCCCCTATCTGACGGTTCTGGAGAACGTGATGCTGCCGCTGACCATTATTCGCGGTTCGAACGGCTGGCAGAAAGAGGCGGCCTGCCAGGTGCTGGAAAAGGTGGGACTGGGGGCAAAGGAGCGACGCCTTCCGAATCAACTCTCCGGGGGGGAGCAGGAACGGGTGGCGATCGCCCGGGCGCTGGTCAACCATCCTCCGATTATCCTGGCCGACGAACCGACGGGAAATCTCGATTCCGCGACGGGCGACGAGATTATGGCGCTCTTGGGCGACCTCAATGCCGAAGGTCAGACGATCATCATGGTGACGCACAATCCGGAGAATGCCGCCTCGGCCCGGGAAGTTATCCGGCTCAAGGACGGCAAAATTCAAGGCTGATCGAAAGGAGCGACAAAAGCAGATGAAATATTTTCTGATATCGTTTACCCTCTTTCTGGGGATCCTCTCCGCGTTTCCCGCGCCTGCGCTTGCAAGCGACGGTAAATCCGCGGAAGCTCTATTGGCAGATGTCGATGTCGCCCGGGCTTTGGCCATCGCCAACGAATGGAAGTGGTCCCAAAAGGAGATCAAAAGCTTAGTGAATTCCCGCGAGGTGGTATTTCAATTCCCCGACGGGAAGGTGAAAAAGATTCCGCTTCCGGAGGATAAAATGGTCGTCGCTTTGGCGCCGTATATCCAGAAGACGCATACGTGAATGACTCACTATTTCTCCTCCTGTCAGGGGGAGTTGACCGAGCAGATATTTTTTGTAAAGGCCGTGGATGAGGACGGAAATGTTCTGGTCGATGGTGTGATGACCACCCTGAAAAACGGCTTTATGGAACTCTGGCTGCCGAGAAATCGCCGGATCAGCCTGGAGGTCAAGAGAGGCGATCTGACCGCCCAAGGCGTGATTGAAACCTTTCCGGACAGCAAGACCTGTGTAACCACGTTGCAATTGCAGT
Coding sequences:
- a CDS encoding FtsX-like permease family protein yields the protein MRLHNISLNNLRRRRGKTIFLVIGLLIGVTTVVALLALTGAMENDIGKKLDELGANILITPKSRDLALNYGGIQLSGLSLDVQPLKQADLARIPSIKNNENISIVAPKLIAATRVKQKDVLLSGIVFKEELRLKKWWKIAPKKIPGAVSETKSGGKAEMGEMAVAGSGGKSAFGLVPSLTDRDLLVGATAAEHLQLSEGDAVDIQGEAFAVRGILEEMGSQDDALIFADLGRVQKTLKRSGEISLVEVAAFCNTCPIEEMVAQLSAALPGAKVTAVKQAVESRLETVRHFKRFSLGISAVVMFIGSLIVFTTMMASVNERTREIGIFRAIGFRKTHIARIILLEALVVGFLAGILGYLAGLGVSRLTLPFFLPGQGIAIPWDLRVALGATGLSILLGLAASVYPALRAAQLDPAESLRAI
- a CDS encoding ABC transporter ATP-binding protein, with product MSLIELKNVRKFYESEGENVAALQELTASVESGDFVAIMGPSGSGKSTLLNILGGLSHPSAGNYIVDGIDIYGLPNEKLADFRREYIGFVFQSFQLIPYLTVLENVMLPLTIIRGSNGWQKEAACQVLEKVGLGAKERRLPNQLSGGEQERVAIARALVNHPPIILADEPTGNLDSATGDEIMALLGDLNAEGQTIIMVTHNPENAASAREVIRLKDGKIQG
- a CDS encoding CueP family metal-binding protein, producing MTHYFSSCQGELTEQIFFVKAVDEDGNVLVDGVMTTLKNGFMELWLPRNRRISLEVKRGDLTAQGVIETFPDSKTCVTTLQLQ